Proteins from one Chitinophaga oryzae genomic window:
- a CDS encoding UDP-2,3-diacylglucosamine diphosphatase yields MEIPLPANKKIYFASDFHLGAPNMTVSREREKLIVQWLEMVEKDAAHIFLVGDLFDFWFEYKHVIPKGYTRLLGKLAALTDKGIGISVFIGNHDMWMDGYFEEELNIPVYYEPQVFTISGKKFYIGHGDGLGPGDHGYKFLKKIFRNPVCRWLFSCIHPVMGISLANYFSRKSRAATGQELEHFLGEDQEWLAIYSREVLQREHFDYFIFGHRHLPLDLRVGPDSRYINLGEWLNYTSYAVFDGATATLEFFTEAGAALAQSGVKDLVQDRR; encoded by the coding sequence ATGGAAATTCCTTTACCAGCCAATAAGAAAATATATTTTGCTTCCGACTTTCATCTCGGAGCGCCCAACATGACCGTCAGCCGGGAGCGGGAAAAGCTCATCGTGCAATGGCTGGAGATGGTGGAAAAAGATGCTGCGCATATCTTCCTGGTAGGGGACCTTTTCGATTTCTGGTTTGAATATAAACATGTGATCCCTAAAGGATATACCCGGCTGCTGGGCAAACTGGCAGCCCTTACCGACAAAGGCATCGGTATATCCGTATTCATCGGTAACCATGACATGTGGATGGACGGCTACTTTGAAGAGGAGCTGAACATCCCGGTTTATTACGAGCCGCAGGTGTTTACCATCAGCGGTAAAAAATTCTATATTGGCCATGGCGACGGGCTCGGTCCGGGCGATCATGGTTATAAATTCCTCAAAAAAATATTCCGTAACCCGGTATGCCGCTGGTTGTTTTCCTGCATTCATCCGGTAATGGGCATCTCGCTGGCCAACTATTTCAGCCGTAAAAGCCGCGCTGCTACCGGTCAGGAGCTGGAACATTTCCTGGGAGAAGACCAGGAGTGGCTGGCTATTTACAGCCGTGAGGTGTTGCAGCGGGAACACTTCGACTATTTTATTTTCGGCCACCGCCATCTGCCGCTGGACCTGCGGGTGGGGCCCGACAGCCGGTACATCAATCTGGGTGAATGGCTGAATTATACTTCCTACGCCGTTTTCGACGGCGCTACCGCTACGCTGGAATTCTTTACAGAAGCGGGGGCCGCACTGGCGCAATCAGGCGTCAAGGATCTCGTGCAGGATCGGCGGTGA
- a CDS encoding helix-turn-helix transcriptional regulator, protein MPIQKTPAIQLQRMEDFTEKLYSPHMIPKAPLKGSFAVHDRAEYPCVDEVIASRRDYYKISFFSKGKGIFTMGEDRYEIDGPTLLFLNPHEIKTWRASSEEQEGYFCLFTDLLFDSVHSPHEDLLHHPLLQQGAKAVFKLNQQQCDYLQSIFRQLLKEYQENAAFKQEAILIYLRLLMLEGKRLATEAHTPQRTQTAAQALAHRFTDMLEKQFPIEYNHHQVKLKTAKEFAVQLNTHPNHLNACVKQSTGRTVSEHIRMRLLLEARLLLIHTDWQISEIAWCLGFEDPGNFTHFFKNHSGQSPHIYRLQ, encoded by the coding sequence ATGCCTATTCAAAAAACCCCCGCCATTCAGCTCCAAAGAATGGAGGACTTCACCGAAAAACTGTACTCCCCGCATATGATACCCAAAGCGCCGCTAAAAGGCAGCTTTGCTGTACATGACCGGGCAGAGTATCCCTGCGTGGACGAAGTGATCGCCAGCAGAAGGGATTATTATAAGATCAGCTTTTTCAGCAAAGGCAAAGGGATATTTACCATGGGGGAAGACCGCTATGAGATAGATGGTCCCACATTGCTGTTCCTGAATCCGCATGAGATCAAAACATGGAGAGCTTCGTCAGAAGAACAGGAAGGCTATTTCTGCCTCTTTACCGACCTGTTGTTCGACTCCGTACATTCACCGCATGAAGACCTGCTCCATCACCCGTTGCTGCAGCAGGGCGCAAAAGCTGTATTTAAGCTCAACCAGCAGCAGTGCGATTACCTGCAGTCCATTTTCCGGCAATTACTGAAAGAATACCAGGAGAATGCCGCATTTAAACAGGAGGCCATTCTGATTTACCTGCGGTTACTGATGCTGGAAGGCAAACGGCTGGCAACGGAGGCCCATACGCCGCAAAGAACACAAACTGCGGCGCAGGCGCTCGCGCACCGCTTCACGGATATGCTGGAAAAACAGTTTCCCATCGAATACAATCATCATCAGGTGAAACTGAAAACCGCGAAGGAGTTCGCCGTTCAGCTAAATACACATCCCAACCATCTGAATGCATGTGTAAAACAATCGACCGGACGCACCGTGAGCGAACATATCCGTATGCGCCTGTTGCTGGAAGCCAGGCTGCTGTTGATACACACCGACTGGCAGATATCCGAAATAGCCTGGTGCCTCGGTTTTGAAGATCCGGGCAACTTCACCCATTTCTTCAAAAACCACAGCGGGCAGTCGCCCCATATCTACCGGCTGCAGTAA
- a CDS encoding LutC/YkgG family protein yields MKISPAKENILKRVRNALSQPVQLPFPNSEGNSTVFKTDNEGLELRFAEEFTRLQGKFVFCTSKAELIENLRLLSDNKEWRNVYCQTPSLQKLIGKNDLPTLNQGNIHEADAAITDCEYLIARTGTVVLSAAQPSGRVVPVYAPVHIMVAYTHQLVFDLKDAFNRLKDKYGNDLPSAISFATGPSRTADIEKTLVVGIHGPKEVYVFLVDE; encoded by the coding sequence ATGAAGATTTCTCCTGCCAAGGAAAATATTCTGAAGAGAGTACGGAATGCGTTAAGCCAGCCAGTACAGTTGCCCTTCCCCAATTCGGAGGGCAACTCCACTGTTTTTAAGACAGACAACGAAGGACTGGAGCTGAGATTTGCGGAAGAATTTACAAGGTTACAGGGGAAATTTGTTTTCTGTACCAGCAAAGCAGAACTGATCGAAAACCTGCGATTGCTGTCTGATAATAAGGAATGGCGGAATGTTTACTGCCAGACGCCTTCCCTGCAGAAGCTGATAGGCAAAAATGATCTGCCTACCTTAAACCAGGGGAATATTCACGAGGCAGATGCCGCTATTACGGACTGTGAATACCTGATAGCCCGCACCGGTACAGTGGTGCTCAGCGCCGCTCAGCCCAGCGGAAGAGTAGTGCCGGTATATGCACCTGTTCACATTATGGTGGCTTATACCCACCAGCTGGTGTTTGACCTGAAAGATGCTTTCAACAGGCTGAAAGACAAATACGGTAACGACCTGCCTTCTGCAATATCCTTTGCTACAGGTCCCAGCCGTACGGCAGACATCGAAAAAACACTGGTTGTGGGCATCCACGGACCGAAAGAAGTATACGTATTTTTAGTAGACGAATAA
- the rsfS gene encoding ribosome silencing factor — protein MAPLTVLSTRKKAQTRLTRESEIFTTIIKAIQEKKGENIVSLDLRQIPEAVADFFVICEANSNTQVRAIADFVAHEVELKVGEAPYKHEGFTAQQWILVDYVNIVVHIFQPETRKFYNLEEMWSDADRMDHNDD, from the coding sequence TTGGCACCCTTAACCGTTCTGAGCACGAGGAAAAAGGCCCAAACGCGCCTGACCAGAGAAAGTGAAATTTTTACCACCATCATAAAAGCCATACAGGAAAAGAAGGGGGAAAATATCGTATCCCTGGATCTACGCCAGATTCCTGAAGCTGTGGCCGATTTCTTTGTAATATGTGAAGCCAATTCCAATACCCAGGTAAGAGCTATCGCCGATTTTGTTGCACACGAAGTGGAGCTGAAAGTAGGTGAAGCCCCTTATAAACACGAGGGCTTTACTGCTCAACAGTGGATACTGGTGGACTATGTAAACATTGTTGTACATATATTCCAGCCGGAAACAAGGAAGTTCTATAATCTCGAAGAAATGTGGAGTGACGCCGACAGGATGGACCACAACGATGACTGA
- a CDS encoding glycosyltransferase family 39 protein, giving the protein MELSQRRTSLLLLLLFLVFKMAFQYSVVNPAFELHRDEYLHLDMGYHLAAGYLSVPPFTAFNSLLIRWLGGGEWWVRFFPALYGALTMVVIWRMVRFLGGGLYAQALALSLFICSAFSRLNVLYQPNAFDVLVWASLCWLMMRYLQSQQGKWLLWAGVVAGIGVLNKYTVVVLLAGWLGALLLSSHRRIFRDKALYLGALIALALAAPNLIWQIQQGFPVLHHMKELADTQLVHVNRMDFAADQFIFFLGGAFLIVAAFTGLFFYWPYRLYRVVLLMYVLVILLLIYMRAKSYYALGLYPVLIAFGCAYWERVFRNGWSRYLRILWLAIVVLPFVYLLNVIFPVMSPAQIREKSGKFAALGMLRWEDGKNHALPQDFADMLGWRETAQLAMQAWLRVPEHDRKNTLVLCENYGEAGALNYYNRGRMPAAVSFNADYVYWFPPLDSLHYIVLVGEAPSEAHRPLIGRIEKVGSLEDPLAREYGAPVYLLSGLSPEVPALLRKAVQERQRSYHWKQGRQ; this is encoded by the coding sequence ATGGAGCTGAGCCAGCGTCGTACTTCCCTGTTATTGCTCTTGTTGTTTCTGGTATTCAAAATGGCGTTTCAGTATTCGGTGGTGAATCCGGCCTTTGAGCTGCATCGCGATGAGTATCTGCATCTGGACATGGGATATCATCTGGCGGCGGGATATCTGTCGGTGCCTCCTTTTACGGCGTTCAACTCCCTGCTGATCAGGTGGCTGGGCGGCGGTGAGTGGTGGGTACGTTTTTTCCCGGCGTTGTACGGTGCGCTGACCATGGTGGTGATATGGCGCATGGTGCGTTTCCTGGGCGGCGGGCTGTATGCGCAGGCGCTGGCACTGTCGCTGTTCATTTGTTCCGCTTTTTCCCGATTGAACGTGCTTTATCAGCCTAACGCTTTCGACGTGCTGGTATGGGCGTCGTTATGCTGGCTGATGATGCGTTATCTGCAAAGCCAGCAGGGAAAATGGCTGTTGTGGGCGGGCGTAGTGGCGGGGATCGGAGTGCTTAATAAATACACCGTGGTGGTGTTGCTGGCCGGATGGCTGGGGGCTTTGCTGCTATCGTCACACCGGCGTATTTTCCGGGACAAGGCGCTTTATCTGGGAGCGCTGATCGCGCTGGCGTTGGCGGCGCCTAACCTGATATGGCAGATACAGCAGGGGTTTCCGGTGCTGCACCATATGAAAGAACTGGCGGACACGCAACTGGTGCATGTGAACCGGATGGACTTTGCGGCGGACCAGTTTATTTTTTTCCTGGGCGGCGCCTTTCTCATAGTGGCGGCGTTCACAGGTTTGTTTTTTTACTGGCCCTACCGGTTATACCGTGTTGTTTTGCTGATGTACGTGCTGGTGATATTGCTGTTGATTTATATGCGGGCCAAGAGTTATTACGCGCTGGGGCTTTACCCGGTATTGATAGCCTTTGGCTGTGCTTACTGGGAGCGTGTTTTCCGGAACGGCTGGAGCCGTTATCTGCGCATACTATGGCTGGCCATAGTAGTCCTGCCTTTTGTATATCTGCTCAATGTAATTTTCCCGGTGATGAGTCCCGCGCAGATACGGGAGAAGTCCGGCAAGTTTGCCGCCCTGGGCATGTTGCGATGGGAAGACGGGAAAAATCATGCGTTGCCACAGGACTTCGCAGATATGCTGGGGTGGCGGGAAACCGCGCAGCTGGCGATGCAGGCATGGCTGCGCGTGCCGGAGCATGACAGGAAAAACACGCTGGTCCTTTGCGAAAACTATGGCGAGGCAGGAGCGCTCAACTATTATAACCGCGGCCGGATGCCGGCAGCGGTATCTTTCAATGCAGATTACGTGTACTGGTTTCCGCCGCTGGACTCCCTGCATTACATCGTGCTGGTAGGCGAAGCGCCTTCCGAAGCCCATCGCCCGCTGATCGGGCGGATAGAGAAGGTGGGCTCGCTGGAAGACCCGCTGGCCCGGGAGTATGGCGCGCCGGTATACCTGCTGTCGGGACTGTCGCCCGAAGTGCCGGCACTGCTGCGTAAAGCGGTGCAGGAACGGCAGCGGAGCTATCACTGGAAGCAGGGAAGGCAGTGA
- the recO gene encoding DNA repair protein RecO, producing MLHKTRGIVLRTVKYGDTSVIVGIFTELFGLQSYIVNGVRSSKPKAAKGNLLQPGNILELVVYHHEIKNLQRISEFKLGYIYTSLHYNVVKNTIALYLIELLQKSLKQPEQHLDLYYFTENTLQLLDGSPTAVIANLPLYYTLKLAAFLGFRLNGHFSEYTPYLDLQEGTFSDLPPHHTDHLDPEYSELTDRLFQCSEVQQLASIHMTKEKRRKLLYAYLDFLRLHMPDFTELHSPPILHEILDA from the coding sequence TTGCTTCACAAAACACGCGGCATAGTATTACGTACGGTGAAATATGGCGACACGAGCGTGATCGTAGGCATCTTCACGGAATTGTTCGGCCTTCAGTCCTATATCGTGAACGGCGTGCGGTCGTCCAAACCCAAAGCTGCCAAAGGCAACCTGCTCCAACCCGGTAATATCCTTGAACTGGTGGTATATCATCACGAGATCAAAAACCTGCAGCGTATCTCTGAATTCAAGCTGGGTTATATCTATACCTCCCTGCACTACAACGTGGTGAAAAACACTATTGCCCTCTATCTGATAGAGTTGCTGCAGAAAAGCCTGAAGCAACCGGAGCAACATCTGGACCTGTACTATTTTACGGAAAATACATTGCAGCTGCTGGACGGTTCGCCCACGGCGGTCATCGCTAACCTGCCGCTGTATTACACGCTGAAACTGGCGGCATTCCTGGGCTTCCGGCTCAACGGTCATTTTTCGGAATATACCCCTTACCTCGACTTGCAGGAGGGAACGTTTTCGGACCTGCCGCCACATCATACCGATCACCTGGACCCCGAATACAGTGAGCTCACCGACCGGCTGTTCCAGTGCAGCGAAGTACAGCAGCTGGCATCCATCCACATGACAAAAGAAAAAAGAAGAAAACTATTATACGCATACCTGGACTTCCTCCGGCTGCATATGCCGGATTTCACGGAACTCCACTCACCGCCGATCCTGCACGAGATCCTTGACGCCTGA
- the ftsH gene encoding ATP-dependent zinc metalloprotease FtsH: MEKGGNNFNKGSEKSPKKGPKFNIYWVYAFIGIALLAMNFLPDFRPSTKEISFQEFQVSYLKPGDVDKLVVVNKKYVEVYIKQDSLKLPKFTEVARSRFGGGLNPGPHYRFSIGSEESFKKDIDKAQEGIPMESQVKISYDERQSWFEPIFQLLLPIILIIGLWVLLMRKMGGPAGGSGGPGGIFNIGKSKATLFDKGTRVNITFNDVAGLDEAKVEVMEIVDFLKNPKKYTALGGKIPKGALLVGPPGTGKTLLAKAMAGEAQVPFFSMSGSDFVELFVGVGASRVRDLFKQAREKAPCIIFIDEIDAIGRARGKNVMMSNDERENTLNQLLVEMDGFGTDSGIIILAATNRPDVLDSALLRPGRFDRQISIDKPDLAGRETIFEVHLKPIKTSPNLDVKKLASMTPGFAGADIANVCNEAALIAARKGKTQVEMEDFNDAIDRVIGGLEKKNKIISPEEKEVIAYHEAGHAICGWYLEHANPLVKVTIVPRGVAALGYAQYLPKEQYLYNTEQLLDDICMTLGGRAVEELVFGKISTGAQNDLQVITRMAYAMVTVYGMNDKIGNVSFYDPNSDQSFTKPYSEETSRLIDEEVRKLIDAAYVRTKNLLTERMEQVKTLAKELLEKEVLYQSDLERLIGKRPYDVPREHHLGKEGMTTDGVHPTDIINPSPSPANA, from the coding sequence ATGGAAAAAGGAGGCAATAACTTCAACAAGGGTTCAGAGAAATCTCCAAAGAAAGGACCGAAGTTCAATATATACTGGGTATATGCCTTTATAGGCATCGCCCTGCTCGCAATGAACTTCCTTCCGGACTTCAGACCCTCTACCAAAGAGATCAGCTTCCAGGAGTTTCAGGTAAGTTATTTGAAACCTGGGGACGTAGATAAATTGGTTGTCGTAAACAAGAAATATGTAGAAGTCTACATAAAACAGGACAGTCTTAAACTGCCAAAATTCACGGAAGTGGCCAGAAGCCGTTTTGGCGGCGGCCTGAATCCGGGTCCTCACTACCGTTTCTCTATTGGTAGTGAAGAGAGCTTCAAAAAAGATATCGACAAAGCCCAGGAAGGCATACCGATGGAAAGCCAGGTGAAAATCTCCTATGACGAGCGTCAAAGCTGGTTTGAACCCATCTTCCAGCTGCTGCTGCCGATCATCCTGATTATTGGCCTGTGGGTATTGCTGATGCGCAAAATGGGCGGCCCTGCCGGCGGTAGCGGTGGCCCGGGCGGTATCTTCAATATCGGCAAGTCCAAAGCTACCCTGTTCGATAAAGGCACCCGCGTAAACATCACGTTCAACGATGTGGCCGGTCTCGACGAAGCGAAAGTGGAAGTGATGGAAATCGTGGACTTCCTCAAAAATCCGAAAAAATACACCGCCCTGGGTGGTAAAATACCGAAAGGCGCCCTGCTGGTAGGTCCTCCGGGTACCGGTAAAACCCTGCTGGCGAAAGCGATGGCAGGCGAAGCACAGGTTCCTTTCTTCTCCATGTCCGGTTCTGATTTCGTGGAACTGTTCGTAGGGGTAGGCGCCAGCCGTGTACGCGACCTGTTCAAACAAGCCCGCGAAAAAGCGCCCTGTATCATCTTCATCGATGAAATTGATGCGATCGGCCGTGCCCGGGGTAAAAATGTCATGATGAGCAACGACGAAAGGGAAAACACCCTCAACCAGCTGCTCGTGGAAATGGACGGTTTCGGTACCGACAGCGGTATCATCATCCTCGCGGCCACTAACCGCCCGGATGTGCTGGACAGCGCCCTGCTGCGCCCCGGCCGTTTTGACCGTCAGATCTCTATCGACAAACCAGACCTGGCCGGAAGAGAAACCATTTTCGAAGTACACCTGAAGCCCATCAAAACATCCCCTAACCTGGATGTGAAGAAACTGGCCTCCATGACGCCCGGTTTTGCCGGCGCCGATATCGCCAACGTATGTAACGAAGCGGCCCTGATCGCCGCCCGTAAAGGCAAAACACAGGTGGAAATGGAAGACTTTAACGATGCCATCGACCGTGTGATCGGTGGTCTCGAAAAGAAAAACAAAATCATCTCCCCCGAAGAAAAAGAAGTCATCGCTTATCACGAAGCAGGACATGCTATCTGCGGATGGTACCTCGAACACGCTAACCCGCTGGTGAAAGTGACTATCGTACCCCGCGGCGTGGCTGCGCTCGGATACGCTCAATATCTGCCAAAAGAACAATACCTGTACAATACCGAACAACTGCTCGACGATATCTGCATGACCCTTGGCGGCCGTGCCGTGGAAGAGCTGGTATTCGGTAAAATATCCACCGGCGCGCAAAACGACCTGCAGGTAATTACCCGCATGGCCTACGCTATGGTGACCGTATACGGTATGAACGATAAAATAGGCAACGTGTCTTTCTATGACCCGAACAGCGACCAGTCTTTCACCAAACCGTACTCCGAGGAAACATCCCGGCTGATCGACGAAGAGGTGAGAAAACTGATCGACGCGGCTTATGTGCGGACTAAAAACCTCCTGACCGAAAGAATGGAACAGGTGAAAACCCTTGCAAAGGAACTGCTGGAAAAAGAAGTTTTATACCAGTCCGACCTGGAAAGACTGATCGGCAAACGTCCTTATGATGTGCCGAGAGAACATCACCTGGGTAAAGAAGGCATGACGACTGACGGTGTACATCCGACAGACATCATCAACCCTTCTCCTTCACCTGCTAATGCATAA
- a CDS encoding biotin--[acetyl-CoA-carboxylase] ligase: MVGHPFYILDEIDSTNNYAMERVNSGQVTSGTAWFTSNQTAGKGTRGKQWVARAGDIIALSIALQPAMLPLSRQFMLSMAVALGTHDFFSAYAGDETAIKWPNDIYWRDRKAGGILIENVLRGNMWHYAIIGIGLNLNQGKFPEHLPNAVSLKQITGKNWDAATLAQELCRCLDARIRTLQMSALDTLLAEYTAKLFRWQQPGLYRKDGVVFQGIIRNVLPDGHLCLEREGEVLRLGFGEVEFVLS; encoded by the coding sequence GTGGTAGGACACCCGTTTTATATATTAGACGAAATTGACAGCACCAATAACTATGCCATGGAGCGGGTAAATTCGGGCCAGGTGACATCCGGTACAGCCTGGTTTACCAGCAACCAAACGGCAGGAAAAGGGACCCGCGGCAAACAATGGGTAGCCCGGGCCGGTGATATCATAGCCCTCTCCATAGCGCTGCAACCAGCCATGTTGCCGCTTTCCCGCCAGTTTATGCTAAGCATGGCAGTAGCCCTCGGCACACACGATTTCTTCTCTGCCTATGCCGGCGATGAAACAGCCATCAAATGGCCCAATGATATTTACTGGCGTGACAGAAAGGCAGGAGGCATCCTGATAGAGAACGTTTTGAGGGGTAATATGTGGCATTATGCCATTATCGGCATCGGACTCAACCTGAACCAGGGGAAATTTCCGGAGCACCTGCCCAACGCCGTGTCGCTGAAGCAGATCACCGGCAAAAACTGGGACGCCGCCACCCTGGCGCAGGAACTCTGCCGCTGCCTCGATGCCCGCATCCGGACACTGCAGATGTCCGCTCTCGATACATTATTGGCAGAATATACCGCCAAACTGTTCCGCTGGCAGCAACCCGGCCTGTACCGTAAAGACGGGGTCGTTTTCCAGGGCATTATCCGCAACGTGCTGCCCGACGGGCACCTCTGCCTCGAAAGAGAAGGGGAGGTCCTCCGGCTGGGCTTCGGCGAAGTAGAGTTTGTGCTGAGCTAA
- a CDS encoding efflux RND transporter permease subunit yields MWQRLAGFVLKFRLPLLLLLLVATGVMAYFASKVQMSYDYVATIPHDNPKFLEYQEFKKKFGGDGNMLVLGVQTDKFFQADFFRDYLQLNHDLKKINAVENILSVPLAINLVKNDSTQKLEAGLLFKDSSYTQPQIDSLAGVFRTLLFYRGLLYNPDSKAYMMAIYVNKDVFNSPKRTAVVAEITKLAKAFEDKHHTEVHLSGLPLIRTVMAVKVADELKLFLKISFLLTGLILFLFFRSFGAVLMSMVVVAIGVVWSVATIVLMGYKITLLTGLIPSLIVVIGIPNCVYFLSKYHTEYARHGNKTKALVRMIQRMGIVTLFTNLTAAIGFGVFCFTNSAILKEFGVVAGLNIMFIFLISFIFLPSVLSFLPPPKTKHINYLENGFLGKVLDFLTTLVFKYRKPVYFVTAALVIAALVGMGRLKSVGYMLDDIPKTDKLYTDLKFFEQNFKGVMPLEIAVDTKRKNGVVNLQTLNKLDELTKLIAEQPDFARPLSVVEGIKFAKQAYYNGDSSNYAVPNSFDLGFLAPYLRMKSANTASGSATTFSRLVASFMDSTKQVARVSVNMKDVGSQRLPVLMDSLEPKVTAIFDTAHYKVTFTGTSVIFQEGTRFIINGLTESILLAFVLIMVCMLYLFRSWRMLIISLIPNIIPLVVTAGVMGWVGVALKPSTVLVFSVALGIAIDVTIRFLVNFKQELPRHNLDISATVKQTIHETGLSIIYTSMILFAGFMIFSFSEFGGTKALGWLTSLTLVVAMITNLTILPALLLWMEKALLKKARKKELWKPLDEEEDIEMSKLGVDDTE; encoded by the coding sequence ATGTGGCAACGCTTAGCCGGCTTTGTGCTAAAATTCCGATTACCGCTCCTACTCCTGTTACTGGTCGCCACCGGCGTAATGGCCTATTTTGCCTCCAAGGTGCAGATGTCTTACGACTACGTAGCGACCATACCGCATGATAACCCTAAATTCCTGGAATACCAGGAGTTTAAGAAGAAGTTTGGCGGTGATGGCAATATGCTGGTGCTGGGCGTACAGACCGATAAATTTTTCCAGGCTGATTTTTTCCGGGATTACCTGCAGCTGAACCATGACCTGAAAAAAATCAATGCTGTAGAGAATATCCTGAGCGTGCCGCTGGCCATCAACCTGGTAAAGAATGACAGTACCCAGAAGCTGGAGGCCGGCCTGCTGTTTAAGGACAGTAGTTATACACAACCGCAGATTGACAGTCTGGCGGGTGTTTTCAGGACTTTGCTGTTTTATAGGGGATTGCTTTACAATCCCGATTCGAAGGCCTATATGATGGCCATATACGTGAATAAAGACGTTTTTAACTCTCCGAAGCGTACGGCCGTTGTAGCGGAAATCACCAAACTGGCCAAAGCTTTCGAAGACAAGCATCATACAGAAGTGCACCTGAGCGGGCTTCCGCTGATCCGTACGGTCATGGCCGTTAAAGTAGCGGATGAGCTGAAACTTTTTCTGAAGATCTCTTTCCTGCTGACGGGGCTGATCCTGTTTTTATTTTTCCGCTCCTTTGGCGCCGTGCTGATGTCGATGGTGGTGGTAGCCATTGGCGTAGTCTGGTCGGTGGCCACGATCGTGCTGATGGGCTACAAGATCACGTTACTGACGGGATTGATTCCTTCCCTGATTGTGGTGATCGGTATTCCCAACTGCGTTTATTTCCTCAGCAAGTACCATACAGAATATGCGCGTCACGGCAACAAGACCAAGGCGCTGGTGCGGATGATCCAGCGGATGGGCATTGTAACCCTGTTTACCAACCTGACCGCCGCCATTGGATTTGGGGTGTTCTGTTTTACCAACAGCGCTATTCTCAAAGAGTTTGGTGTGGTAGCGGGGCTGAACATCATGTTCATCTTCCTGATCTCTTTTATTTTCCTGCCGTCTGTATTGAGTTTCCTGCCACCGCCGAAAACCAAGCATATCAACTACCTGGAGAACGGTTTCCTGGGCAAAGTGCTGGATTTCCTGACCACGCTGGTGTTTAAGTACCGCAAGCCGGTATATTTCGTTACTGCGGCGTTGGTGATTGCGGCGCTGGTGGGCATGGGCCGGCTGAAGTCTGTGGGATATATGCTGGATGATATTCCGAAGACCGACAAGCTGTATACCGACCTGAAGTTTTTTGAGCAGAATTTTAAAGGGGTGATGCCGCTGGAGATAGCGGTGGACACCAAACGCAAGAACGGCGTCGTAAATCTGCAGACGCTTAACAAGCTGGACGAGCTGACGAAGCTGATAGCGGAGCAGCCTGATTTTGCACGGCCTTTGTCCGTTGTGGAAGGTATCAAGTTTGCGAAACAGGCGTATTATAACGGGGACAGTTCCAACTACGCGGTGCCCAACTCGTTTGACCTGGGCTTCCTGGCGCCTTATCTCCGGATGAAATCGGCCAATACGGCCAGTGGGTCGGCGACTACCTTTTCCAGGCTGGTGGCTTCCTTTATGGACAGTACCAAGCAGGTGGCGCGCGTGAGTGTGAATATGAAAGATGTGGGGTCGCAGCGGCTGCCGGTGCTGATGGATTCACTGGAGCCGAAGGTGACAGCGATTTTCGACACGGCCCATTACAAGGTGACCTTCACCGGTACCAGCGTTATCTTTCAGGAAGGTACGCGTTTCATTATCAACGGGTTGACAGAGAGTATCCTGTTGGCCTTTGTGTTGATCATGGTATGTATGCTTTACCTGTTCCGTTCCTGGCGGATGCTGATCATTTCGCTGATCCCGAATATTATTCCGCTGGTGGTGACCGCGGGTGTAATGGGCTGGGTTGGCGTGGCGTTAAAACCTTCCACCGTATTGGTGTTCAGTGTGGCCCTGGGTATAGCCATCGACGTTACTATCCGTTTCCTGGTGAATTTCAAGCAGGAGTTGCCGCGGCATAACCTGGATATATCCGCTACCGTGAAGCAGACGATTCATGAAACGGGGCTGAGTATTATTTATACCTCGATGATCCTGTTTGCCGGGTTTATGATTTTCAGTTTCTCCGAATTCGGGGGTACTAAGGCATTGGGGTGGCTGACGTCTCTGACGCTGGTGGTAGCAATGATCACCAACCTGACGATCCTGCCGGCTTTGTTGTTGTGGATGGAAAAAGCGTTGTTAAAGAAGGCGCGAAAGAAGGAATTGTGGAAACCGCTGGATGAGGAGGAGGACATTGAGATGTCCAAACTGGGAGTAGACGATACGGAATAA